Within the Naumovozyma castellii chromosome 1, complete genome genome, the region GAGAGAAGATAGTAAtagtgatgaagaagaatcatGGAGATATTTCGACTATAAGAAAAGTTGGCTTGCAAGACGTTGCGGCCCTGATTTTGTTTATCATGAAGAAGGTTTCGAAAAACTTTGATCATGATGtatataaagaaataaagtTAGCTTATAATTACCAGTCATTGTTAAACTCGTGAGATTTAATTTgtaataattgaaaaagaaaaaccCCATGAGTTTGTATATGTATTACATATAACTTAGATAAACGCAACATGCATATTTTTACAActccttcttcaaaaaattctCACTAAAGTTGCAAActtgtttgaaattatattcaaaaCCATCCACTCCACCATAATATGGATCATCTACCACCTTATCATAAGCACCATCCAAATTCCATTCACCAAACATGCAAACTACCGCTTTTGAACCCTTAGGTTGTATTCTTCTCAAATCCTTCAAATTGGATTCATCCatacaaataatataatcGAATTCAGTAAAATGAGCCGGTTTAATCTGCTGAGCACGGTGATCCACTGGAACGCCATGCTTTCTGCATGTGGAAGAACTACGTGAATCAGGCGTCTCACCGATATGATAACGGGCGGTACCAAAGGAAtcaatcttcttgaacCTATCTTCCAGgtgattcttcttcactgTATGTTTGAAGACGGCTTCTGCCATGGGTGAACGACAGATATTACCTAGACAAACAAATGCAACTGCTATCTtttttgattcattatCTGATGTCATATTTCGAAAGTTATGGTATCCACTCTATAATATACTTTCCCTTAGAAAAGGTAACCTTTCTTGACATGAAATTAACACAGACCTTTTATATGATCAAGATTTTTTTAAAGGTTCATATAGATAAACCCATTAATGAGCATTTTAAGCTCGATCGAGccttgaaaaaattgacaCCGCCCATCCCTAACACACACACACGTAAATAAATAGCTCAAATTCACAAATTAAAATCAACGTTAAAATTGTATAagtattatttatatatatatatacgTACAGTACTTCTAATCATAAAGACATAAAACCATATCGAGAATAAGGAGATACAACAGGAATATACTTTCTATTCTTTGCTTAGAAAGCTCTTCTTAATGGAGAGATAACATCCTTACCCTTGTAGAAAGCAATGGTCTTGGTGGCTCTTTCAGCAACACCTTCAGCGGTGAAACcgaagaatttgaagacttCTGGAGCCTTACCAGAAGCACCGAATCTGTCCAAACCGAAAGATTGGTGAGCGTACTTACCCCAACAAGAAGTGGTCAAAACTTCAACAGATAAGACTGGAATACCATCTGGCAAAACAGATAATCTGTAAGCTTCGTCTTGCTTATCGAAGTTGTAGAAATCTGGTAGAGAAACAACACGTGCCTTAATGCCCTTGGCTGCCAAGACCTTGGCAGCTTCAACACTCAAAGAAACTTCAGAACCGGTGGCAAGAAGTATGATATCTGGGTTAGCAACATCTTGTAGAACGTAACCACCCTTGGCGGCCTTTTCGATGGAAGAACCTTCCAATTGTGGCAAGTTTTGTCTGGATAGAGCAATGATACTTGGGGTAGATTTAGATTCAATGGCAACCTTGTATGCAGCGGAAACTTCGTTACCATCAGCTGGTCTCCAGACATGAATGTTTGGTAGAGCTCTGAAGTGAGCTAAAGTTTCAATAGGTTGATGAGTTGGACCATCTTCACCGACACCAATGGAATCATGGGTGGCGACCCAAATAACTGGGTGGCCAGATAGAGCAGATAATCTAACGGCACCAGCAGCGTATGAGACGAAGTTTAAGAAAGTACCACCGTATGGCAAGTAATGAGCCCCATAAGCAGAAATACCGTTCATGATAGCACCCATGGCATGTTCTCTGATACCGTATCTAATGTATCTACCAGAGTAATCACCTAGACCAGAGGAAGGTGGCTGGAAATCAACAGCACCTTGGGTTCTGGTCAAATTGGATGGAGTTAAATCTGCGGAACCACCAATGATTTCTGGTAATTCGTTGAAGATCTTATCCAAAGTCATTTCAGATAATTTTCTGGTGGCAAGAGCAGAATCCTTTGGAGTGTAAACTGGTAAAGCACTATCCCAGTTAGCTGGTAATTCACCTCTCAATCTTCTGGCGAATTCAGCACCTTCTTGTGGGAATTTTTGTTGGTATTGAGAGAATAATTGATCCCATTTCTTGTTAGCAGCGGCACCTGGAGTACCAATCTTAGCTTGGTAGAAATCGTAAACTTCTTGTGGAACGACGAAAGACTTTTCTGAATCGAAACCGAACTTCTTTCTCAATTGCTTAACATCGTCAGCCTTCAATGGAGCACCGTGGACGGAGTGATTACCTTGGTGTAGGGAACCGTAACCGATAGTAGTGGTCATCTTGATTAAAGTAGGCTTGGTGGTAGATAACTTAGCCTTGGCAATGGCAGCGGCAATACCttccaaatcttcattACCATTTTCCACGTATAGAACTTCCCAGCCGTAGGCTTCGTATCTCTTGGCGACATCTTCATCGAAAGAAACTTCAGTGCTACCATCAATGGTAATTTTGTTATCATCGTAGACACAGATCAAGTTACCTAATTCCAAATGACCAGCCAAAGAGGAGGCTTCGGATGAGATACCTTCTTGTAAACAACCATCACCTAAGAAAACGTAGGTAAAGTTATCAGACAAAGTAAAGTTTGGCTTGTTGTAAGTAGCAGCCAAGTTCTTTTGGGCAATGGCCATACCGACAGCATTGGTAACACCTTGACCCAATGGACCAGTGGTAACTTCAACACCTGgtaattcaaattctggATGACCTGGAGTCTTGGAACCCAATTGTCTGAATTGTTTTAGATCTTCAATTGAGAAGTCGTAACCAGTCAAGTGCAACATAGCGTATAATAGAGCAACAGCATGACCGTTAGATAGAACGAATCTATCTCTGTTGATCCAGTCTGGGTTCTTTGGATTCATGTTCATTTGAGACCAGACGACATGGGCGGCTGGAGCCATACCCAATGGAGCACCTGGGTGACCAGAGTTAGCCTTGGAGACTTCATCGACGGCCAATAATCTAATGGTAGAAACAGCCAATTTGTCAATAGCACCGAATTGAGACattattcttttaattATTAGTAGTGTTttagagaagaaaaagaagtATAGATCCTTTAACGTTCGCTGAGGTTACGTTGATTCAAAGGTAACTATTACAAGAGTCAGCTGGAAAGAAGGTAATCATGCTGTTTTTATAACCTCGAGCTCGAGATCGACCGGGAATATTTCGAAAATTTTCCACTCGATCACACAAACAGCGCTGTGTCAGACTTACTCACCCAGGAACGGAGCTATATTGGAGGTACTTACGTAATTAGCGCGACGAGAAACATCGGTACTATAACCTCTATAGGTATAGGAGTGGGGTGGTTCCCtctcattattaataatacaCTCGTCCCGAACCGTGTCTCCGAGCCCTTGACGGTTCATGCAAAGTCAAAAGATAGGTCCCAGATTAGTAAAAATATACGTATTTATAGTGTTGTTACAACTTATATTATAATCAGACGAACgattgatttattttcaatcttcAATCCTgaatttatcttcaaacGGACTTTCTACTTTCTGCGAGCCCTCTCCTTCTGTGTGTGGTTCGTCTCTTAATGACTCTGGGAATTCAAGATCTAATATGAAACTACCTTCATTGTCATCACTTTCTTCTCCTAAAGTATTCACCTCTTGGGTATCATTCTTGTCTTCCTGTTGAGGAGTTTCGGTCGCTGGGGTATTGTCTTCGGGGAActcttcattttcctcttctgtAATTTGAACCAGTTTTGGTTTAGCCCTTATTGCCGTCGTTAAACTTGCGGGCGCCATATTCCTCTGGTTTTTACTATTCATTTGAAGGGAAGCGGTGTTTGCCTGACCCATATCGATCTCGTTCGATTCATTGTATagttcatcatcgtcatcatctcCCAAAATTGATGATCCCAGCGTAATATGTGATCTAATATCCCCTGCTCTATTCAATGGGCTATTATTTAGCCCCTTGAAAGAATGTGGTGGTTTCTTAATGCCTGCACTAGTAACACCTGGAATATATGCAATAGGTAAGATATTTGACGCCTTGGTACGGACTGTTGATGTACTGCTTCGGTTTCCTCTTATTCCGAGGGCGTCATTCGAATGTAATTGCTGAGATGctcttgaatttgttgtaacaccaatattttctttccttgttgagttgttttcttcttcctcatcacCATCATATTCgtcaaaatcatcatcgtcttcatcatcgtcaaAATCtatttctaaatcttctAGACCTTCACTCATACGTTTATTCTGTAATCTATTGGCTAACCTTCTAGGTTTCCAATACTTTCGGTATAGAAATACCAAGGCTAATCCGACAAGTAACACAACCCCACCAACTACACCACCTACAACTCCCCCAACAAGTTTCCCATTGACAGAAGCACCTGTGGTGGAACCGTTCGTATTTGTTGAGGCGTTTGTCGAATTACTTGATGTACTACTCTTGGCACAGTACGTAGTGGGACATTGATAACATGTCA harbors:
- the OPY2 gene encoding Opy2p (ancestral locus Anc_3.373) — encoded protein: MSAIINEVKAAETSDTSSCVTCSGTAECPTCAADEYCVMTLMTCYQCPTTYCAKSSTSSNSTNASTNTNGSTTGASVNGKLVGGVVGGVVGGVVLLVGLALVFLYRKYWKPRRLANRLQNKRMSEGLEDLEIDFDDDEDDDDFDEYDGDEEEENNSTRKENIGVTTNSRASQQLHSNDALGIRGNRSSTSTVRTKASNILPIAYIPGVTSAGIKKPPHSFKGLNNSPLNRAGDIRSHITLGSSILGDDDDDELYNESNEIDMGQANTASLQMNSKNQRNMAPASLTTAIRAKPKLVQITEEENEEFPEDNTPATETPQQEDKNDTQEVNTLGEESDDNEGSFILDLEFPESLRDEPHTEGEGSQKVESPFEDKFRIED
- the LTP1 gene encoding tyrosine protein phosphatase LTP1 (ancestral locus Anc_3.371) — translated: MTSDNESKKIAVAFVCLGNICRSPMAEAVFKHTVKKNHLEDRFKKIDSFGTARYHIGETPDSRSSSTCRKHGVPVDHRAQQIKPAHFTEFDYIICMDESNLKDLRRIQPKGSKAVVCMFGEWNLDGAYDKVVDDPYYGGVDGFEYNFKQVCNFSENFLKKEL
- the TKL1 gene encoding transketolase TKL1 (ancestral locus Anc_3.372); this translates as MSQFGAIDKLAVSTIRLLAVDEVSKANSGHPGAPLGMAPAAHVVWSQMNMNPKNPDWINRDRFVLSNGHAVALLYAMLHLTGYDFSIEDLKQFRQLGSKTPGHPEFELPGVEVTTGPLGQGVTNAVGMAIAQKNLAATYNKPNFTLSDNFTYVFLGDGCLQEGISSEASSLAGHLELGNLICVYDDNKITIDGSTEVSFDEDVAKRYEAYGWEVLYVENGNEDLEGIAAAIAKAKLSTTKPTLIKMTTTIGYGSLHQGNHSVHGAPLKADDVKQLRKKFGFDSEKSFVVPQEVYDFYQAKIGTPGAAANKKWDQLFSQYQQKFPQEGAEFARRLRGELPANWDSALPVYTPKDSALATRKLSEMTLDKIFNELPEIIGGSADLTPSNLTRTQGAVDFQPPSSGLGDYSGRYIRYGIREHAMGAIMNGISAYGAHYLPYGGTFLNFVSYAAGAVRLSALSGHPVIWVATHDSIGVGEDGPTHQPIETLAHFRALPNIHVWRPADGNEVSAAYKVAIESKSTPSIIALSRQNLPQLEGSSIEKAAKGGYVLQDVANPDIILLATGSEVSLSVEAAKVLAAKGIKARVVSLPDFYNFDKQDEAYRLSVLPDGIPVLSVEVLTTSCWGKYAHQSFGLDRFGASGKAPEVFKFFGFTAEGVAERATKTIAFYKGKDVISPLRRAF